The DNA region GCGCACCGGGGTCCGGGAGGCGTCTTGAAATTTGAGACACTGTCTCGGTGAGAAGACTTCCTCCCACTCCCCGCGTCATCACCGTCGTCGGCCCCACCGCGGCCGGCAAATCCGATCTGGGGGTATACCTCGCCCAGCAGCTCGGCGGCGAGGTGGTCAACGCGGACTCCATGCAGCTCTACCGCGGGATGGACATCGGTACGGCGAAGCTGACGCCCGCCGAGCGCGGAGGGGTCCCCCACCGTCTGCTGGACATCTGGGACGTCACCGAAGCGGCCAGCGTCGCCGAGTACCAGCGCCTCGCCCGCGCCGAGATCGACCGGCTGCTGGCCGAAGGGCGCAGCCCCGTCCTGGTGGGCGGCTCCGGGCTCTACGTGAAGGGTGCCGTCGACGCCCTGGAGTTCCCGGGCACGAACCCGGAGGTACGGGCCCGGCTGGAGGAGGAACTCGCCCGCACGGGCTCCGGCGCCCTGCACGCCCGGCTGGCCGCCGCGGACCCGGAGGCCGCCCGGGCCATCCTCGTCGGCAACGGACGCCGCATCGTCCGGGCCCTGGAGGTCATCGAGATCACGGGGAAACCGTTCACGGCCAACCTCCCGGGTGACCAAGCCGTCTACGACGCGGTGCAGATCGGGGTGGACGTCGCACGTCCCGAACTGGACGCGCGGATCAGCGCCCGGGTGGACCGGATGTGGGAGGCGGGTCTGGTGGACGAGGTGCGTCGTCTGGAGTCCCTGGGGCTGCGGGAAGGACGTACGGCCTCCCGGGCGCTCGGCTATCAGCAGGTGCTCGCCGCGCTCGCGGGGGAGTGCACCGAACAGGAGGCGCGCGCCGAGACCGTACGCGCCACCAAACGCTTCGCGCGCCGTCAGGACTCGTGGTTCCGCCGCGACGCGCGCGTGCGGTGGCTGAGTGGGGGCGAGGAACAGCGCGGGGAACTTCCGCAGCACGCCCTGGCGTTGGTCGAACGGGCGGTCACGGCCTGATCTGCTGTGACGCCTGCGGATGGAGCCGCGGGCCAACCTGTTGATTCCTTCGGAAACGTTCATGCCGTTGGGGGACGTTCCCCTGCGGTAACGATGCCGAGGAGGGGGAGTTGTCGACACAGGCCGGGGTGCCGTCGACGTCCATCCGCTGCTAAGCGAGGCGGACATGCCGCCGGGCCGGGTCCTGCGAGCGGGCCTCGGCGTCCCCGCCGGGCGCCAGTCCGTCCTCCCCGGCGCCCCGCCTCCCCCTCGGCGGGGCGGGCCCCGGCCCTGGGGGTGGAACGTGAACGCCCCACCACCCCCGATCCGGCACACGGAGTGGTGGCGCCGGATGGGTGACCGAGCCGCTCCCGTTCACCACAGAAGAAGCGTCAGCGGGATTCCCGTGCGTATACGAACGCAAAGGGATGAGGGCCAGTTGAATACATCGCCGAAAATTCTGAGGGAAATGTCGAATCGGTGGGAGACCCGGCCGCGTTTACCGTTCCGTCGCGCGCCCGTATCGGATCAAGGAGAAACAGAGCGCGCCGAGACTCAGTACGCACAGCACTGTCCGGACCACGTTCATCGGCACCCAGACCGACTTGAAGTCCTTGATCACCGCGTGGAGTTCCTGGGCGGTGGCCGCGTCGCCGAGTGCCTCCAGGTCCGCGTTGAGCGGGAGGTTGACCGCGACGGTGATCACGAGGACCACGAGGTAACAGGCGGCCGCGACGACCAGCGGCACGGCGACCGCGCGCCGCTTGCCGCGGAAGGCGACGATCGCGCCGGCGACCGTCAGGCCGAGGGTGGCGACGAAGAGCAGGCCGAAGAGCGCGCTGCCGTCGAGCATCGCGTTGAAGCGCTGCATGGCCGTCGCGTAGGTACGGTCGTCCAGTTCGGCGAGGCCCGGCATGACGGAGATGTCGTAGGCGAAGAACAGCCCGGCCATCAGGCCGGTACACAGGACGGAGACCACCAGGAGCGGTCCGGAGGCCCGGTCGCGGCCCGGGGGCCGCGAGGGCGGGCGGCCGGGAGGTGCCCATGGTGCGGGGCTGGAGGGAGGGTAGTGGCTCACGGTGCCGTCCTGTTCGATTCGGTCAACTGTCCCGGCAGTTCGCGGACGGTACGTGAGCGACGACGTACCGTCCGTACTGTCCATCCCAGCGTGTCAAGGGCCGTCCGGTCCATGTCTCACACGCTCGACCGCATACGCGCTCGTCACCCGGCGGCCGGGACGGTTCCCAGGCACTCCTCCAGGAACATCAGGGCGCGCAGGTGGTAGACGGGGGCGGCCAGTCCGAGGCTGAGGTTGTGGCCCGCCCCGGGCAGCCGGTCCACGGCGGGCGGACGGGTCCGGGTGAAGCAGGCGGTGACGGCGGCCAGTTCGCCGGGGTCGAGCCGCCACCAACCCTCGTACTCCCCGAAGGTGAGCCGTACGGGACAGCGCACCTTGGCCGCGGCGTCCGGGAAGCGGGCGGGCCAGTGGACCGTCTCGGCCTCCTCGGCGGCCGGGACGGCACGGAGCAGGGCGCGGCTGGCGCGGAAGGTGCCGCCGGGATAGAGGCGCAGCGGACCCCAGTTGAGGGCGCCGGCGCCGCCGCCGAGGGTGTCGGGGAAGCGGGCCGCGGCCGGTGAGTAGTGACGGCCGCAGCCGTTGAGGTCGAGTCCGAGCAGCCGCTCGGCCGGGGCCTCGCCCCACGGTTCCCCCGCCAGGTGCAGGGCGGTCTTGCCACCGTCGGAGTGGCCGAGGAGGAAGAAGCCGGCTCCGACCGGGTGGGCCGCGGCATACTCGGCGAGGGCCAGGCGCAGCAGGCCGGCCTGGTCGGCCAGCGGCAGTCCGAGCGGGAACGAGGCGCGGGAGCGGCCGTAGCCGGGCCGTTCGACCGCGATGACGGTGTGGCCGAGGGACGTGGCGAGGGCGAGCAGGGAGCTGTGGGGGGCGACCGGTCCGGCGAAGTAACCGGGGGACATCGCCCGGCCGTGGACGGCGACGAGCACGGACCGGGGATCACCGGAGGCGGGGACCGCCCGCCAGGCTCCGAGCACCCCGCTGCCGAGCACGATCCGTTCCACCGCGCCGGCCGGTGCGCCGGTGCGGGTGGCACCGCTCGCACCGGTCACGGTGCCGGCGCCGGTCGCGGCTCCGAGGGGCTCCGCGGGGGCGGTGTTCATGCGGGGGCTCCCTTCGGTGGGGTGACATGGTCGGCCGGAGGCCGGGAGCCGCCCGGCGCCGCGGTGTCGGCGCGGCGGGTGTCGAACTCGCGCAGCCATTCCGTCAGGCTGGGCGCGCGCAGCAGGGCCGTGCCGATGAGCAGACCGACGTAGCCCGCCGCGAGCAGTCCGGCGGCGGCCCCGGGACCGCTCACCGCGCTGGCGCTGACCGGGCAGCGGGTGCCCGAGGCCCGTACGGCGGGCAGCAGGGTCCGGCTGCGGTCCAGATCCCCGGTGTCCCGCTCCCGCCTGACGATGTCCTTGTTGTTGACGGCGATGACGCACGCGTGCGGGTCGGGCAGCCCCGCCGCCTGCTCGGCCCGGGTGATCTCCACGAACGGGGTGAGGCCGTGCTCGTGGCACTGCCGGGCGAGGGCGTGCAGCGACTCGCGCGGCAGCAGCGCCGCCGTCAGCAGGACCGCGGCGGCACCCGCCGAGGCCGCCGCGGTGATCTGGTCGCGGCGGGTGACGAAGTCCTTGAGCAGCACCGGGACACGGACCCGGGAGGTGACGTCCGTCAGCATGGCGGGCGAGCCGCCGAACCACCGGCCGGTCACGACGGAGACGCACGGGGCGCCGGCCTGTTCGTAGGCCGCGGCCACCTTGCCCGGGGCACGGCCCCGCAGCAGGTCGCCGCCGTGGCCGTCGCGCGCCTTGACCTCCATGATCAGGGGGCGGTCGGCGCCGAGGAGCGCGGAGAGGAAGGGCGGATCCTGGGTCATGCCGGGTTCCTTCGCCGGGTGGTGGGTGCGGGAGCGGCGGCGGTGCCGGTCTGCCAGGCGCGGTCCAGGGCGGCGGTCCGGTGGGCGTCCAGCAGCCCGTCGTCGCCGCGGGCGGCGCCGTCCACGTCCACGCCCCGGAAGCCGGGGTGCGCCCGGAGGACGGGACCGCGGGCCGCGTCCGCCCCGGTGAGGCCACCGGCGAGCAGGAAGGGCAGGCCGAGGACGGGCAGCAGCGGGTCCAGGGCCTCGGGAGGCAGACGTCGGCCGGTGCTGCCCACCGCGCCGTCCGGGGTCGCGGCGTCCACCAGGAACAGGTCGGTGCCGGCCCGCGCGTAGGCCCCGAGGAAGGGGCGTTCGGCGCACCTCCCGTCGAGGACGTGCACGGCCTTGACGAGGACCGCGTCCGGCAGGGCGGCGCGCAGGGCGGCGACCGCCCCCGGCGGCTGGTAGGCGTGGAGCTGGATCCAGCGGACGCGGGCGGCCGTGGCCACCCGTGCGAGCCGGCCGGCGTCGTGCAGGAAGGTGACGAGGACGGGTTCGGCCCGGCGTCCGGCGCGGACCGCGTCTGCCAGGGCGGGTACGGCGGCCTCCGACAGGTCGTGGGCGCCGCCCTCGACGCCGTACCAGAGGCCGACCAGGTCCGAGCGCGCGGCGACGGCGACGGCCTCCTCGGGGCGGGTCGCCCCGCACACCTTCAGCAGCGGCCTGTGCGGAGCGCTCATCCGCCGAGTCCCAGGGTCGAGGCGATCCGGTTGTACTGGATGTCGTTCGTGCCGGAGTAGAGGGTGCCGGCGACGGCGGCGCGCAGGTCCTTCTCCAAGCCGGTCTCGGAGAGGTAGCCCCCGCCGCCGAAGACGCGGACCGCCGAGAGGCTGGTGGACAGGGCGGCCTCGCTGGCGAGGATCTTGGTGATGGCGAGGTCGGCGGTGACGTCCTCCCCCGCCATGAGCCGCTCGGCGGTGTCGTAGAGCCACTTCGCGGCGGTCTCGGTGCGGATCTTCATGTCGACGACGCGGTGCGAGACCGCCTGGTAGTCGCCGATGGGCCGGCCGAAGGCGCGGCGTTCGCGCGCGTGGGCGACGGCGCGCCCCAGCCGGTGGCGCATCTCGCCGAGGCCGACGGTGAAACCGAAGAGGATCTCCCGTTTCATCACATGGTCCAGGACGAGGAGTCCGCCGCCGGTCCGGCCGAGGACCCGGTCGGCCGGTACCCGGCAGCCGTCGAGGTGCAGGGTGGACAACGGCGCGGAGCGCAGCCCCATCTTGTCGGCCGGTCCGCCCACGTGCAGGCCGGGCGTGCCCCGTTCGACGAGGAAGGCGGTGGTGCCGAGCGGGCCGCCGTCGGGGTGGGTGCGGGCGTAGACGACGAATACGTCGGCGACCGGGCCGTTGCTGACGAACGCCTTCCCGCCGGTCAGCACGTAGTCCCCTCCGTCCCGCTCGGCCCGGGTGCGCATCGCCATCGCGTCCGAGCCGCTGTCGGGTTCGGTGATGGCGTGGGCGCCGATCAGGTCCCCCGAACAGACGCCCGGCAGGAACCGTTCCCGCTGGGCGTCCGTCCCGAAGGCGTCGAGCGGCACCCCGGTGCTGGCCATCGAGGTGGTGACGGAGAAGCTGAGACCGCTCTCCCGGCAGGTCTCGCCGAGGGTCTCCAGGACGTGCAGGGTGGTGAGCAGGTCCTGGCCGGCGCCACCCCACCGCTCAGGGAAGGGCAGTCCCAGTACTCCGCTTCCGCTCACCAGCCGCCAGCGGTCGGGGTCGAAGGCGGACCGTGCGTCCGCCTCGACGTGTCCTTCGCTCAGGGCCTTGCCCCACTGGGCCATGCCTGCGCACAGCTCCTGCTGATCTGCGTTGCGGTACCTCACTGCGAAAGCCTTCCGTACGGGCCGTGCGCCGGCTGTGGTCGGTTGCGGACGGACGGGAAACGGGCCGGCGGTCAGTAGGCCGACGAGGTGCCCTCGTCGAGGTTGTGGACCTCGTCGCCCAGGAGCGCGGGGGCGAAGACGCAGACCAGCCGGAGGTCCACGTGGGGTGAGGCGACCAGGTAGTGCGGGTCGTTGTTGTTCAGCGAGTACAGGACGCCCGGCGTCAGCGGGTGGCTGGTGCCGTCCAGCTCG from Streptomyces sp. NBC_01754 includes:
- a CDS encoding N-(5'-phosphoribosyl)anthranilate isomerase, which codes for MSAPHRPLLKVCGATRPEEAVAVAARSDLVGLWYGVEGGAHDLSEAAVPALADAVRAGRRAEPVLVTFLHDAGRLARVATAARVRWIQLHAYQPPGAVAALRAALPDAVLVKAVHVLDGRCAERPFLGAYARAGTDLFLVDAATPDGAVGSTGRRLPPEALDPLLPVLGLPFLLAGGLTGADAARGPVLRAHPGFRGVDVDGAARGDDGLLDAHRTAALDRAWQTGTAAAPAPTTRRRNPA
- a CDS encoding alpha/beta hydrolase, whose product is MNTAPAEPLGAATGAGTVTGASGATRTGAPAGAVERIVLGSGVLGAWRAVPASGDPRSVLVAVHGRAMSPGYFAGPVAPHSSLLALATSLGHTVIAVERPGYGRSRASFPLGLPLADQAGLLRLALAEYAAAHPVGAGFFLLGHSDGGKTALHLAGEPWGEAPAERLLGLDLNGCGRHYSPAAARFPDTLGGGAGALNWGPLRLYPGGTFRASRALLRAVPAAEEAETVHWPARFPDAAAKVRCPVRLTFGEYEGWWRLDPGELAAVTACFTRTRPPAVDRLPGAGHNLSLGLAAPVYHLRALMFLEECLGTVPAAG
- a CDS encoding acyl-CoA dehydrogenase family protein yields the protein MRYRNADQQELCAGMAQWGKALSEGHVEADARSAFDPDRWRLVSGSGVLGLPFPERWGGAGQDLLTTLHVLETLGETCRESGLSFSVTTSMASTGVPLDAFGTDAQRERFLPGVCSGDLIGAHAITEPDSGSDAMAMRTRAERDGGDYVLTGGKAFVSNGPVADVFVVYARTHPDGGPLGTTAFLVERGTPGLHVGGPADKMGLRSAPLSTLHLDGCRVPADRVLGRTGGGLLVLDHVMKREILFGFTVGLGEMRHRLGRAVAHARERRAFGRPIGDYQAVSHRVVDMKIRTETAAKWLYDTAERLMAGEDVTADLAITKILASEAALSTSLSAVRVFGGGGYLSETGLEKDLRAAVAGTLYSGTNDIQYNRIASTLGLGG
- a CDS encoding anthrone oxygenase family protein, encoding MSHYPPSSPAPWAPPGRPPSRPPGRDRASGPLLVVSVLCTGLMAGLFFAYDISVMPGLAELDDRTYATAMQRFNAMLDGSALFGLLFVATLGLTVAGAIVAFRGKRRAVAVPLVVAAACYLVVLVITVAVNLPLNADLEALGDAATAQELHAVIKDFKSVWVPMNVVRTVLCVLSLGALCFSLIRYGRATER
- the miaA gene encoding tRNA (adenosine(37)-N6)-dimethylallyltransferase MiaA, producing the protein MRRLPPTPRVITVVGPTAAGKSDLGVYLAQQLGGEVVNADSMQLYRGMDIGTAKLTPAERGGVPHRLLDIWDVTEAASVAEYQRLARAEIDRLLAEGRSPVLVGGSGLYVKGAVDALEFPGTNPEVRARLEEELARTGSGALHARLAAADPEAARAILVGNGRRIVRALEVIEITGKPFTANLPGDQAVYDAVQIGVDVARPELDARISARVDRMWEAGLVDEVRRLESLGLREGRTASRALGYQQVLAALAGECTEQEARAETVRATKRFARRQDSWFRRDARVRWLSGGEEQRGELPQHALALVERAVTA
- a CDS encoding indole-3-glycerol-phosphate synthase codes for the protein MTQDPPFLSALLGADRPLIMEVKARDGHGGDLLRGRAPGKVAAAYEQAGAPCVSVVTGRWFGGSPAMLTDVTSRVRVPVLLKDFVTRRDQITAAASAGAAAVLLTAALLPRESLHALARQCHEHGLTPFVEITRAEQAAGLPDPHACVIAVNNKDIVRRERDTGDLDRSRTLLPAVRASGTRCPVSASAVSGPGAAAGLLAAGYVGLLIGTALLRAPSLTEWLREFDTRRADTAAPGGSRPPADHVTPPKGAPA